The following coding sequences lie in one Lysobacter capsici genomic window:
- the mobA gene encoding molybdenum cofactor guanylyltransferase, translated as MSIAASELTLGLLAGGRASRLGGLDKAWLQRDGVAQVLRLSRLCAPRVAQVLVSANRDLPRYAAAGLQAFADATPDLGPLGGLDALAAACATPWLFTMPVDAVTVDDRLLPALIAAQRGQGAYAIDDDGVQPLFALWPVAPLRRGLSEALPQRRLAVRALQAELGMAALRLDGLRFGNLNTPQDLAVARFQADPARCDPQPD; from the coding sequence ATGAGCATCGCCGCCTCCGAGCTGACCCTGGGCCTGTTGGCCGGCGGCCGCGCATCGCGACTGGGCGGTCTCGACAAGGCCTGGTTGCAGCGCGACGGTGTCGCCCAGGTGCTGCGTCTGTCGCGCCTGTGCGCGCCGCGGGTCGCGCAGGTGCTGGTCAGCGCCAATCGCGATCTGCCGCGCTATGCCGCCGCCGGATTGCAGGCGTTCGCCGATGCGACGCCCGACCTCGGGCCGCTCGGCGGCCTCGACGCGCTGGCCGCGGCCTGCGCCACGCCGTGGCTGTTCACCATGCCGGTGGACGCGGTCACCGTCGACGACCGTCTGTTGCCGGCGCTGATCGCCGCGCAGCGCGGGCAGGGCGCCTACGCGATCGACGACGACGGCGTGCAGCCGCTGTTCGCACTGTGGCCGGTGGCGCCGTTGCGGCGTGGGTTGAGCGAGGCCTTGCCACAGCGGCGCCTGGCCGTGCGCGCATTGCAGGCCGAACTGGGCATGGCCGCGCTGCGCCTGGATGGCCTACGCTTCGGCAATCTCAATACGCCGCAGGATCTGGCCGTGGCCAGGTTTCAGGCCGATCCGGCGCGCTGCGATCCGCAGCCGGATTAG